A part of Pseudomonadota bacterium genomic DNA contains:
- a CDS encoding S9 family peptidase: MQVTSKSLRVVTTMAALMLLTTSAIAKQYTVEDFFKNAQYSQMSVSPNGKYLAALAPANNRRNLAIIDLKDRSKSKFITALEDQDVAGYTWVSNDRIIFGVDADGIEAISMYAVDRKGGRITTLVNPLEANSAGPGGIPSPTLLDTLEDDKKHILISYDQRRVGVPDVYKMNVRNGGMKMVERNPGTVAGWVTDHDGKIRGAVAQDKLFQEAWYRKDEDSEWEVVARFEWNDRNAFTPLGFDYDNRNWFVSSQKDHDTAAIYRFDPETKTYGDMVFHNETVDAGGLIFSDVQEKVVAATYYDSKPRWEGLDDSYTQMRESLDKAFPDLVVSLTSANKDEDLFVVSASSDKDPGSYYLYDRKSQKLEFLAEPRSWIEPDDMAPMKAITYTTRDGMTIHGYLTLPTNGETEDLPLIVNPHGGPWARDFWGFNSEHQFLANRGYAVLQMNFRGSTGYGRKHLESSYRQWGRTMQDDITDAVNWAVEEGIANSDRICIYGGSYGGYATMAGVTTTPDLYKCGVNYVGVVDIGLLFDTMPKAWNLGKEQMKQQVGDPEKDAEMLAEASPINHVDKIKAPIFIVHGRKDPRVKYEHATRLRKEMEKHDKPYEWMVKDNEGHGFSKEENRIELYTAMEKFFKKHIGAGP; this comes from the coding sequence ATGCAGGTAACAAGTAAGTCTCTACGCGTCGTGACAACGATGGCAGCGCTGATGCTGCTCACCACGTCAGCGATCGCAAAACAGTACACGGTGGAAGATTTCTTCAAAAACGCCCAGTACTCTCAGATGTCCGTCTCTCCAAACGGCAAATACCTAGCTGCCCTGGCGCCGGCCAATAATCGGCGCAACCTGGCTATCATCGACCTCAAAGATCGATCCAAGTCCAAGTTCATCACGGCCTTGGAAGACCAGGACGTTGCCGGCTACACCTGGGTTTCCAACGATCGAATCATCTTCGGCGTGGATGCAGACGGCATCGAGGCCATCTCGATGTACGCCGTCGACCGCAAAGGCGGCCGGATCACGACGCTGGTCAATCCCCTGGAAGCCAACTCCGCCGGGCCCGGTGGAATTCCGTCGCCGACCCTGCTCGACACCCTCGAAGACGACAAGAAGCACATACTGATCTCTTATGACCAGCGCCGCGTGGGTGTGCCTGACGTTTACAAGATGAACGTCCGCAACGGCGGCATGAAAATGGTCGAGCGCAACCCGGGTACGGTCGCGGGCTGGGTCACGGATCACGACGGCAAAATCCGAGGCGCAGTCGCCCAGGACAAGCTGTTCCAGGAAGCCTGGTATCGCAAAGACGAAGACTCCGAGTGGGAAGTGGTTGCGCGCTTCGAGTGGAACGATCGCAACGCCTTTACGCCGCTGGGTTTCGACTACGACAACCGCAACTGGTTCGTGAGCTCGCAGAAAGACCATGACACTGCGGCGATCTACCGCTTCGATCCAGAAACCAAAACCTACGGCGACATGGTTTTCCACAACGAGACCGTCGACGCTGGTGGCCTGATTTTCTCTGACGTCCAGGAGAAGGTGGTTGCCGCAACCTACTATGATTCCAAGCCCCGCTGGGAAGGCCTGGACGACAGCTACACCCAGATGCGCGAATCGCTCGACAAGGCGTTTCCTGATCTGGTTGTCTCGCTGACGAGCGCTAACAAAGACGAAGATCTGTTTGTAGTCTCCGCGAGCAGCGACAAAGATCCGGGTAGCTATTACCTGTACGACCGTAAGTCACAGAAGCTGGAGTTCCTGGCTGAGCCCCGCTCCTGGATCGAGCCGGACGACATGGCCCCGATGAAGGCCATCACCTATACCACGCGGGACGGCATGACCATCCACGGCTATCTGACGCTGCCGACCAATGGTGAAACCGAAGACCTGCCGCTTATCGTCAATCCGCACGGCGGCCCCTGGGCGCGCGACTTCTGGGGCTTCAACTCTGAGCACCAGTTCCTGGCCAACCGCGGCTATGCGGTGCTGCAGATGAACTTCCGTGGCTCCACCGGCTACGGTCGCAAGCACCTCGAGTCGTCCTACCGTCAGTGGGGTCGCACGATGCAGGACGACATCACCGACGCGGTGAACTGGGCGGTTGAGGAAGGCATCGCCAACTCCGACCGCATCTGCATCTACGGCGGCAGCTACGGTGGTTACGCCACCATGGCCGGTGTAACCACCACGCCGGACCTCTATAAGTGTGGCGTCAACTACGTGGGTGTGGTCGACATCGGTCTGCTGTTCGACACCATGCCAAAGGCCTGGAATCTCGGCAAAGAGCAAATGAAGCAGCAGGTTGGCGATCCGGAGAAGGACGCTGAAATGCTGGCTGAGGCCTCGCCGATCAATCACGTGGACAAGATCAAGGCGCCGATCTTCATCGTGCACGGTCGCAAGGACCCGCGCGTTAAGTACGAGCATGCCACCCGTCTGCGTAAGGAGAT
- a CDS encoding GGDEF domain-containing protein has translation MSTAFSLQQSLLAVMLSLAGLGYAASFQRYRFALGWLILLWLALGLGAGPLSTGLNFGIEHDVVQVVNGWLPWNLLALALLPRIPLFSRAIVAILVLLALQQVIPLMIDADDLARRLTLNQWLVSWLPAGAHPYLLPLEPKLLTVACLAFFVRWQKSHSSSELFLFLLSCAMLMASLRPALIYPCFLAACACMMLGVLLASHDMAFVDPLTRLKNRRALDNAMKTLSGNFAIAMLDIDHFKKVNDRFGHDFGDQVLRMVAARVRRLRLCQPYRYGGEEFCLVFRGRSLVEAKKRCEKIREEISSRPVAMRGVGRPQRKPLKKSAYRQKVPSVKATVSIGLAHSSKHAGDAQTVVAAADKALYRAKKGGRNRVEVSR, from the coding sequence TTGAGTACCGCCTTCAGTCTGCAACAGTCGCTGCTGGCCGTGATGCTGTCACTGGCGGGCCTTGGCTATGCCGCCTCCTTCCAGCGCTATCGCTTCGCGCTCGGCTGGCTGATCCTGCTGTGGCTGGCGCTGGGTCTGGGCGCGGGCCCGCTGTCCACCGGCCTGAACTTCGGCATCGAGCACGATGTGGTCCAGGTGGTCAACGGCTGGCTGCCCTGGAACCTGCTGGCGCTGGCTCTGCTGCCCCGAATTCCGCTCTTTTCCCGTGCGATCGTGGCGATCCTCGTCCTGCTGGCCCTGCAGCAGGTCATTCCGCTGATGATCGACGCTGACGATCTAGCCCGCCGGCTGACCCTCAACCAGTGGCTGGTGAGCTGGCTCCCAGCGGGTGCGCATCCCTATCTGCTGCCGCTCGAACCCAAGCTGCTGACCGTGGCGTGCCTGGCCTTTTTTGTTCGGTGGCAGAAGAGCCACAGCTCGTCGGAGCTGTTTCTGTTTCTGCTGAGCTGCGCCATGCTGATGGCAAGCCTGCGACCGGCGCTGATCTATCCCTGCTTTCTCGCCGCCTGCGCCTGCATGATGCTCGGCGTGCTGTTGGCGTCCCACGACATGGCGTTTGTCGACCCGTTGACCCGACTCAAAAACCGTCGCGCGCTGGACAACGCCATGAAAACGCTGTCTGGCAACTTTGCGATAGCGATGCTGGATATCGATCACTTTAAGAAGGTCAACGATCGCTTCGGACACGATTTTGGCGATCAGGTCTTGAGGATGGTCGCGGCGCGGGTACGCCGGCTGCGGCTTTGTCAGCCCTACCGATATGGTGGAGAAGAGTTCTGCCTGGTGTTTCGTGGGCGGTCGTTGGTGGAGGCGAAGAAACGCTGCGAAAAAATTCGCGAGGAAATCTCTAGCCGACCGGTAGCGATGCGCGGCGTGGGCCGCCCACAGCGTAAGCCCCTGAAGAAATCGGCCTACCGCCAGAAGGTGCCTAGCGTAAAAGCCACCGTGAGCATCGGCTTGGCTCACAGCAGCAAGCACGCGGGCGACGCGCAGACCGTGGTGGCGGCAGCCGATAAAGCGCTTTATCGCGCCAAAAAAGGTGGGCGAAATCGGGTTGAGGTGTCACGCTGA
- a CDS encoding MFS transporter: protein MSHLKFALVLGGCMGAASFGIDSLAPVLPLLAGEFGISAGQSQLALTLGMLGFSLGQIPAGIASDRYGRRLVLYSALSVFSLTSLAAMALSDFSSLLALRAIQGLSLAGLAVSARAIVRDVASGVDAGALMSSVTTVMATATVAAPLVGGFFGAHFGWRSAFLVMAAYGIVCLLPVRSVVPAAGRRPRQPSPWRQLGVSVRSFVSNRQSVRGVLVNAAAFSGLFGFMTAAAGVANDVYALPQWMLGPAIALIPLMLVAASQISRRIVRSLGLRRQERLAVGLLALASVGQLLAISLGTPPLALVWGLAMFYALGFGLLMPVVTALVLDPQPRSAGFAAAILGTSQSAAGATASVLMAATYNQSVVPLCVLMGAAGLLAGGALLALGGRQPG from the coding sequence ATGAGCCACCTCAAGTTTGCCCTGGTGCTGGGTGGCTGTATGGGCGCTGCGTCATTCGGGATCGATTCCCTGGCGCCGGTCCTGCCGCTGCTGGCGGGCGAGTTCGGCATCAGCGCCGGCCAGAGCCAGCTCGCGCTGACGCTGGGTATGCTGGGCTTTTCCCTCGGCCAGATTCCCGCCGGCATCGCTTCGGACCGCTACGGTCGCCGGCTCGTGCTCTACAGCGCGCTATCGGTGTTTTCGCTCACCTCTTTAGCTGCCATGGCGCTCTCCGACTTCAGCTCCTTGCTGGCCTTGCGAGCGATCCAGGGACTGTCGCTCGCCGGTTTGGCCGTCAGCGCCCGAGCGATCGTTCGAGACGTGGCCAGCGGGGTCGACGCAGGCGCGCTGATGTCGTCGGTGACCACGGTCATGGCGACGGCAACCGTGGCGGCGCCCCTGGTCGGTGGATTTTTCGGCGCCCATTTCGGCTGGCGTTCGGCGTTCCTGGTGATGGCCGCGTACGGCATTGTGTGTCTGCTGCCGGTGCGCAGCGTGGTGCCTGCGGCTGGGCGCCGTCCCCGGCAACCGTCACCCTGGCGTCAGCTGGGGGTGAGCGTTCGCTCTTTTGTCAGCAACCGCCAGAGTGTGCGGGGTGTGCTGGTCAACGCGGCGGCCTTCAGCGGCCTCTTCGGATTCATGACCGCGGCAGCGGGCGTGGCCAACGACGTCTACGCGCTGCCCCAGTGGATGCTCGGTCCGGCGATTGCGCTGATTCCCCTGATGCTGGTAGCGGCTTCTCAAATCAGTCGCCGCATCGTGCGATCGCTCGGCCTGCGGCGACAGGAACGCCTCGCCGTAGGCCTGCTGGCGCTCGCATCGGTTGGGCAGCTGCTCGCTATCTCGCTCGGAACACCGCCGCTGGCCCTGGTGTGGGGTCTGGCGATGTTCTACGCGCTGGGCTTTGGTCTGCTCATGCCGGTGGTGACCGCGCTGGTGCTCGATCCGCAGCCGCGTTCTGCGGGTTTTGCGGCCGCCATTTTGGGGACCAGTCAGTCGGCTGCCGGGGCCACCGCGTCGGTGCTGATGGCCGCCACCTACAATCAGTCGGTGGTACCGCTTTGCGTCTTGATGGGCGCCGCGGGTCTGCTCGCGGGCGGCGCTCTGCTGGCCCTTGGAGGTCGCCAGCCCGGCTGA
- a CDS encoding ATPase, T2SS/T4P/T4SS family, whose product MSNSTAVKPPTQAPVAAEGPAEKEKIPAQPASNDGEDALAKLLVADGIITQKDLEKGQRVVAKLGRESTVLAVLKQMGVVNEEQICDVCKNHRFELPLGDLLMEMGYISRAELRVALKIQKSSSKGEKLGEILVKKRVIKEKDLARILASQVGMDFVELNVSDCDDIWVEKISAEKAIQHGLFPIKEVDDQLLVAFSDPLSESSQTAAGQLFQHPILPAVTTQSAIRNAAAALGRRRSRQSVMAHEIDKSSPQGLVDSMIQSAVARGASDLHIEPLKDRVRVRFRIDGVLREHADFGHDKLPAVVSRLKVLAEADISERRRHQDGRVLFEDPKSGAVFDMRASFYVTVHGEAVVLRVLNNNNTVLDMSQLGMSPAMQERFKYQGLDTPSGVIIVTGPTGSGKTTTLYSCVNHLNNETTSIITAEDPVEYVVDGISQCSLNNKLGLTFEESLRHMVRQDPDVIVLGEIRDAFSAESAIQAALTGHKVLTTFHTEDSIGGLLRLLNMDIEAFLISSTVVCVVAQRLIRRNCPDCSTPVEPESRDLQLIGWSAKDAEGGDFRAGAGCESCHYTGYRGRVAVFEILVLTEAVRDAIIARRTSAQIRQISVETSGLVTLLEDGLEKAARGLTTLEEVRRTLPRLSSPRPLMELKRLTGNLQ is encoded by the coding sequence ATGTCCAACAGCACTGCAGTCAAGCCTCCCACTCAGGCCCCGGTCGCCGCCGAAGGCCCGGCTGAAAAAGAAAAAATTCCCGCCCAGCCGGCGAGTAACGACGGCGAAGATGCGCTGGCCAAACTGCTCGTCGCCGACGGCATCATCACGCAGAAGGACCTCGAAAAAGGTCAGCGTGTCGTCGCCAAGCTCGGGCGTGAATCCACCGTGCTGGCGGTCCTCAAGCAGATGGGGGTGGTGAACGAGGAGCAGATTTGCGACGTCTGCAAAAACCACCGCTTCGAGCTGCCGCTGGGCGACCTCCTCATGGAGATGGGCTACATCTCACGCGCTGAACTTCGCGTGGCGCTGAAGATCCAGAAATCGTCGTCCAAGGGCGAAAAGCTGGGCGAGATCCTGGTCAAGAAGCGGGTCATCAAAGAAAAAGACCTGGCCCGGATTCTGGCCAGTCAGGTGGGTATGGATTTTGTTGAGCTCAATGTCTCGGATTGCGACGACATCTGGGTGGAAAAAATCTCCGCGGAGAAAGCAATCCAACACGGGCTGTTTCCGATCAAGGAGGTTGACGATCAACTGTTGGTCGCGTTCTCAGATCCGCTGAGCGAGTCTTCACAGACGGCGGCCGGTCAGCTGTTTCAGCATCCGATCCTGCCGGCGGTGACCACGCAGAGCGCCATCCGCAACGCTGCTGCCGCACTGGGTCGGCGGCGCAGCCGGCAGTCGGTCATGGCCCACGAGATCGACAAATCCAGCCCCCAGGGATTGGTCGATTCCATGATCCAGTCGGCGGTGGCTCGCGGCGCCAGTGACCTGCATATCGAACCGCTAAAGGATCGCGTCCGGGTGCGTTTCCGCATCGACGGCGTGCTGCGTGAACACGCTGATTTTGGCCACGATAAGCTACCGGCCGTCGTGTCCCGGCTGAAGGTATTGGCCGAAGCCGACATTTCCGAGCGCCGCCGCCACCAGGACGGCCGCGTCCTGTTTGAAGATCCCAAGTCGGGCGCCGTATTCGATATGCGCGCATCGTTTTATGTCACCGTCCACGGCGAGGCGGTGGTGCTGCGGGTGCTGAACAACAACAACACCGTACTGGACATGTCGCAGCTCGGCATGTCGCCGGCGATGCAGGAGCGGTTCAAGTACCAGGGTCTGGATACGCCGAGCGGCGTCATCATCGTGACCGGACCGACCGGATCGGGCAAAACGACCACGCTCTATAGCTGCGTCAACCATCTGAATAACGAAACCACCAGCATCATCACGGCTGAGGATCCGGTGGAATACGTGGTGGACGGGATTTCCCAGTGCTCACTCAACAACAAGCTCGGACTGACCTTCGAGGAGTCTCTCAGACACATGGTGCGGCAGGATCCGGACGTGATTGTGCTGGGCGAGATCCGCGACGCCTTTTCCGCTGAGAGCGCCATCCAGGCCGCCCTGACCGGCCACAAGGTGCTGACCACCTTCCACACGGAAGACAGCATCGGCGGGCTGCTGCGCCTGCTGAATATGGATATCGAGGCGTTTCTTATTTCCTCGACCGTGGTTTGTGTCGTCGCGCAGCGGCTGATTCGACGAAATTGCCCCGACTGTTCAACGCCGGTCGAACCGGAGTCTCGCGATCTGCAGCTGATCGGCTGGTCCGCCAAAGACGCTGAGGGTGGCGACTTCCGCGCTGGCGCCGGCTGTGAGTCGTGCCATTACACCGGCTACCGCGGACGGGTTGCGGTCTTCGAAATCCTGGTGCTGACCGAGGCTGTGCGTGACGCCATCATCGCGCGCCGGACCTCAGCCCAGATTCGCCAGATCAGTGTCGAAACCTCCGGGCTGGTCACACTGCTTGAAGACGGGCTCGAAAAGGCCGCCCGTGGACTCACGACGCTTGAAGAGGTGCGCCGGACGCTACCGCGGCTCAGCTCACCTCGACCCCTCATGGAACTCAAAAGACTGACAGGAAATTTGCAATGA
- a CDS encoding HDOD domain-containing protein, with amino-acid sequence MTQAASLVDMINAKLASGEVELPVFDDVAVKVYRAVRKDDLSADQICQLMEEDPVLVAEALRTANSSFFSGLGAVTTLREAMVRVGAKQVAALALAAAQKRLYSQSNGVFKSRLETLWAHTCAVAMGSRWVARKAGYLSLADEAYVGGLLHDVGKVSLLAIIESLVEDESAGVEISEHVVDVTLKQLYPDHGAKLLELWNLPESFQDVVAQQESSSFDEGNVVLSIVRLVDKACAKEGISDYPDPSISLETTREAQVLNVNDIVLAELQIVVEDAASEATREAA; translated from the coding sequence ATGACCCAGGCCGCCTCCCTCGTAGATATGATCAACGCCAAGCTCGCTTCCGGAGAAGTCGAGCTGCCGGTATTCGACGACGTTGCCGTCAAGGTATACCGGGCCGTTCGCAAGGACGACCTGAGCGCCGACCAGATATGCCAGCTGATGGAGGAGGACCCGGTGCTTGTCGCCGAGGCATTGCGAACCGCCAATTCGTCGTTCTTCTCCGGCCTTGGTGCCGTAACAACCCTGCGTGAGGCAATGGTGCGGGTTGGGGCAAAACAGGTTGCGGCGCTGGCGCTGGCGGCCGCTCAGAAGCGTCTCTACAGTCAGTCGAACGGCGTCTTTAAGTCGCGCCTCGAAACGCTCTGGGCCCATACCTGTGCCGTTGCGATGGGGTCTCGATGGGTCGCCCGAAAGGCTGGCTACCTAAGTCTTGCTGACGAGGCCTATGTCGGCGGTCTGCTCCACGACGTCGGCAAGGTGTCGCTTCTGGCCATTATCGAAAGCCTGGTGGAGGACGAGTCTGCTGGCGTCGAAATCTCTGAGCACGTGGTCGACGTCACGCTCAAGCAGCTTTACCCAGACCATGGGGCCAAGTTGCTGGAGCTGTGGAACCTGCCCGAAAGCTTCCAGGACGTTGTTGCCCAACAGGAGTCCAGCTCCTTCGACGAGGGCAACGTCGTGCTCAGCATCGTCAGGCTGGTGGACAAAGCCTGCGCCAAAGAGGGCATCAGCGACTATCCGGATCCCAGCATCAGCCTCGAGACCACCCGCGAGGCCCAGGTGCTCAACGTCAACGACATCGTGCTGGCCGAGCTCCAGATTGTGGTAGAGGACGCCGCCAGCGAGGCAACCAGGGAGGCAGCGTAA
- a CDS encoding HDOD domain-containing protein encodes MLEAAQATEPPAGPPQEFFDALSAAITAEIESGELELPLLPTSAMQVFHLASDADADIGKVAGMIETDQKLATGVLRVANSVAYSPRQEIVTLRQAIMRLGLKSLCEIVLGAAFKATVFSDDRYMEPMERYWRTGIGAALWAKELARLRRKNVETAYLCGMLHNVGQPMTLKIISGMDDAPAFDDALSEVIGRHAIQVGGILADRWQLPEVVKTCITYHDNFEAAENYRDEACAVRAAVELLNSSSEEDEDPAALLMPQACFQELNIYPDDLAGLLEQRSRLALALESF; translated from the coding sequence ATGCTAGAAGCAGCCCAAGCAACCGAACCGCCGGCGGGACCCCCGCAGGAATTTTTCGACGCCCTTTCCGCGGCAATCACCGCAGAGATTGAATCGGGCGAGCTGGAGCTACCCCTGCTGCCGACCTCGGCCATGCAGGTATTCCACCTCGCCAGCGACGCTGACGCCGATATTGGCAAGGTCGCCGGCATGATTGAAACCGATCAGAAGCTCGCCACCGGCGTGCTTCGTGTCGCCAACTCTGTCGCCTACAGCCCCCGCCAGGAGATTGTCACGCTGCGCCAGGCCATCATGCGGCTGGGGCTGAAGTCCCTGTGCGAAATTGTGCTGGGGGCGGCCTTCAAGGCCACCGTGTTTTCCGACGATCGCTACATGGAGCCGATGGAGCGCTACTGGCGCACCGGCATCGGCGCGGCTCTCTGGGCCAAGGAGCTGGCGCGGCTGCGGCGGAAGAATGTCGAGACCGCCTACCTCTGCGGCATGCTGCACAACGTCGGTCAGCCGATGACGCTGAAGATCATTTCGGGCATGGACGACGCGCCAGCCTTTGACGATGCGCTCAGCGAGGTGATCGGCCGCCATGCAATCCAGGTCGGCGGCATCCTGGCCGACCGTTGGCAGCTGCCCGAGGTGGTAAAGACCTGTATCACCTACCACGACAATTTCGAGGCGGCGGAGAATTATCGCGACGAGGCCTGTGCGGTTCGGGCGGCGGTGGAGCTGCTGAACAGTTCCAGCGAAGAGGACGAAGACCCGGCGGCGCTGCTGATGCCTCAAGCGTGTTTTCAAGAGCTGAATATCTACCCTGATGATCTGGCCGGCCTGCTCGAACAGCGGTCCCGGCTGGCGCTTGCCCTGGAGTCGTTCTAA
- the sthA gene encoding Si-specific NAD(P)(+) transhydrogenase yields MSDVPYDFVIIGSGPAGQKAAIQASKKGCRVALIERDRQVGGSCVYRGTIPSKTLRENALQLARASQCQQAVTVQVEQHAPMNHLMSRLQQVLDSHDHLIADQLGRNGITCIHGRATFKNPHEVAVTRVDGTSDTLTGKHVVIATGSRPRSPDDIPVDHEYILDSDSVLSMCYLPESMLVLGSGVIACEYASIFALLGVNVTMVDRFASPLGFLDPDLSARFQDSFEAFGGRFVGNAKVSDIYWDGACEVVARMDNGLQLSAEKALFALGRMANVDSLGLAAAGLEVNQYGILDADENCQTKVPHIYAVGDVIGAPALASSSMDQGRRAVRHALGLPPGAPAHTIPSGIYTIPEIASVGLTELQARKEYGSVKVAKVDFAEVARGQIAGIQDGLLKMVSDPEGKYLLGCQIVGEGATELIHLAQMALVSQQPVDIFVENIFNFPTLAEAYRIGALAVIAQRGAANDESSLAAVV; encoded by the coding sequence ATGAGTGATGTGCCCTACGATTTTGTCATCATCGGCTCTGGTCCCGCCGGTCAGAAAGCCGCAATCCAGGCATCCAAGAAAGGGTGCCGGGTCGCCCTGATCGAGCGCGACCGTCAGGTTGGCGGCAGCTGCGTTTACCGCGGCACTATCCCCAGCAAGACCCTGCGCGAAAACGCGCTCCAGCTGGCTCGGGCGAGTCAGTGTCAGCAGGCGGTCACGGTGCAGGTCGAACAGCACGCGCCGATGAATCATTTGATGTCTCGCCTGCAGCAGGTGCTCGACAGCCATGATCACCTGATCGCCGACCAGCTGGGTCGTAACGGGATTACCTGCATTCATGGTCGTGCGACCTTCAAAAACCCACATGAAGTGGCGGTGACCCGGGTCGACGGCACGAGCGATACGCTCACCGGCAAGCACGTGGTGATCGCCACCGGATCAAGACCGAGATCGCCCGACGACATTCCGGTGGATCATGAATACATCCTGGACAGCGACTCAGTCCTGTCGATGTGCTACCTGCCCGAGTCCATGCTGGTCCTCGGAAGCGGCGTTATCGCCTGCGAGTACGCGTCGATCTTTGCGCTCCTCGGGGTGAATGTCACGATGGTAGATCGGTTTGCCAGCCCGCTGGGATTTCTGGATCCCGACCTGTCCGCAAGATTCCAGGATTCGTTCGAGGCATTCGGCGGTCGTTTTGTGGGCAACGCCAAAGTTTCGGATATCTACTGGGATGGTGCCTGTGAGGTGGTCGCCAGGATGGACAATGGCCTGCAGCTCAGCGCCGAAAAGGCCCTGTTTGCCCTCGGCCGGATGGCCAACGTTGACTCGCTCGGACTGGCGGCGGCCGGCCTCGAGGTCAATCAGTACGGCATCCTCGACGCGGATGAAAACTGTCAGACGAAGGTCCCGCACATCTATGCGGTTGGAGACGTGATCGGCGCGCCGGCGTTGGCTTCAAGCTCCATGGATCAGGGACGGCGCGCGGTCCGTCATGCGCTGGGACTACCTCCAGGTGCTCCGGCCCATACCATCCCGTCTGGGATCTACACGATTCCCGAGATTGCCAGCGTGGGCCTGACCGAGCTACAGGCTCGGAAGGAGTACGGCTCGGTCAAGGTTGCCAAGGTGGATTTTGCTGAGGTAGCCCGCGGACAGATTGCCGGGATCCAGGACGGGCTCCTTAAGATGGTCTCCGATCCGGAAGGAAAGTACCTGCTCGGCTGTCAGATTGTCGGGGAGGGCGCCACCGAGCTGATTCATTTGGCGCAGATGGCGCTGGTGTCTCAGCAGCCGGTCGACATTTTTGTGGAAAATATATTCAATTTTCCGACGCTGGCGGAGGCGTATCGCATCGGCGCGCTGGCGGTCATTGCCCAGCGCGGTGCCGCCAACGACGAATCGTCGCTGGCCGCGGTGGTCTAA
- a CDS encoding 2Fe-2S iron-sulfur cluster-binding protein, translating to MPKITYVAHDGTRTEQDVPVGWSVMEGAVQNNIDGIDADCGGCLSCATCHVFVDSAWVSKLPPKEDLEDDMLDCAAVDREDNSRLSCQLTVTEEMDGLVVTLPEFQS from the coding sequence ATGCCAAAAATCACCTACGTTGCCCACGACGGAACCCGCACAGAGCAAGACGTGCCGGTGGGCTGGAGCGTCATGGAAGGGGCCGTGCAGAACAACATCGACGGCATTGACGCCGATTGTGGCGGCTGCCTCAGCTGCGCGACGTGCCATGTATTTGTCGACTCGGCCTGGGTCTCCAAGCTTCCACCGAAGGAAGATCTTGAGGACGACATGCTCGATTGTGCTGCCGTGGACCGCGAGGACAACAGCCGTCTGAGCTGTCAGCTGACGGTGACCGAGGAGATGGACGGCCTGGTGGTCACGCTGCCCGAGTTCCAGAGCTAA
- a CDS encoding nitroreductase, translating to MTDELQRFGELLSSRRTVNFYEPKPVDHGLIHDAVEVARWAPNHRLTQPWKFFHLGPQTRSVIIDLAVELAVKTKGDAAGAARRERLQAVPEWLAVASRISDDTLLDMEDYAATCCAVQNLMLYLHTAGIGTKWTSGAVTREPGTLEALGLHPDEYRVAGLIWIGYARQQTESNRGPLNEVFSQLA from the coding sequence GTGACCGATGAACTACAGCGCTTCGGCGAGCTGCTGAGCAGCCGCCGGACCGTCAACTTTTATGAGCCTAAGCCCGTCGATCATGGACTGATCCACGACGCGGTTGAGGTGGCACGCTGGGCGCCCAATCACCGGCTGACCCAACCCTGGAAGTTTTTTCACCTGGGCCCCCAGACCCGTTCGGTCATCATCGACCTGGCTGTCGAGCTGGCGGTGAAAACCAAAGGTGACGCCGCGGGGGCCGCCAGACGAGAGCGGCTTCAGGCGGTGCCGGAATGGCTGGCGGTGGCGAGCCGCATTTCCGACGACACGCTGCTGGACATGGAAGACTACGCCGCCACCTGCTGTGCGGTGCAGAACCTGATGCTCTACCTGCACACCGCAGGCATTGGCACCAAGTGGACCAGCGGTGCCGTCACCCGAGAGCCCGGGACGCTGGAGGCGCTCGGTTTGCACCCCGATGAATATCGGGTCGCTGGTCTGATCTGGATCGGGTACGCCAGGCAGCAAACCGAATCGAACCGGGGCCCGCTGAACGAGGTCTTTTCTCAGCTGGCCTGA